Genomic segment of Neosynechococcus sphagnicola sy1:
AACTGAATATTTGAAGTGATAATGACAACGATGACTGTATTGATACGGCTTTGAGTAAAGGTATCATCTTGAACGACTAAAACGGGACGCGGTATCCAGGCTCTGAACCTACTGGATCAGGTAAATTCGCCCACCAAATTTCCCCCCGATACATTACCAATCCTCACGTGGGAGAGACATATATTGCATCTTTGCTATCGTAGGATCTAGTTCAGAAGACTCTTGGGAGTAAACTTGGTTCAGCTTGTGCAAGATTTGATTACGGTTGTACTTTTTCAAATATGCTTGCAACGCTTTCGTGTAAAGCTCGCTGCGTGACAATCCCAACTGTTGGGCCAGTGCTTCCGCCTCATCAAAAACTGAATCTGGAAGGGAAATTGCAGTTTTCATAGCGATCTTAACTGAAATTCCTACTCTTCAGTCATACCTTGGTTATACCAAAACTGCAAGAACCAGCGCAGGTAAATACCAGCAGATAGCCTTTCTGTACCCCCCAGCCCAAAATCGAAGCCAGCTAACGGCAAAACGCAGCGGCGGCAGAAAACCTTAAACTCAGCACCAGCGGCTTTCGTCCGTCCGCTGCCGTGAAGTGTTAGGTTGCTGGCAAGGACTAGAGAAATATCTAATTATCCATTGGTCTGTACCCAACCTTTTATAACAGCTTTCCCCACCTTCAAATATTTATTTTCCAGCAAAAATTCATCAATAGCGGCTTCGCCCCCCTCCTTTAATGCAGCAACAACCCGTTGCTTTAAAGTAGGTGGAATAGCAGAGTTTACATAAGCCATCTGTTGATCTTCAGTTGCTTGAGGATTAGTTGATTCTAACTGCTTAAGAAGAGCCTGAATTTCTTGAGCAGCCTCAGCAAGGGACTGTTTAGATTCTGAAGCATAAATGTGCTGAACGTTTTGCTGCTTACCACCAGCTTGAACTGTATCAGCGAAATTCCCGAAATTAGAACCACGCATATCATACTTGGGCGATTGATTTTCTGCCATCGTTTGAATAACTCCTAATAAATTCGTATTGTTTTG
This window contains:
- a CDS encoding type II toxin-antitoxin system PemK/MazF family toxin, giving the protein MPRPVLVVQDDTFTQSRINTVIVVIITSNIQ